The Phalacrocorax aristotelis chromosome 2, bGulAri2.1, whole genome shotgun sequence region CAGCCACAATGGATTCAGCTGCATGTAAACTGTCTGGAAATAGTGAGTCTTCGGTCGGTTTGCATTAAAACAATTCTAAGATGATACAATAAAAGGAATTGGTTTTGAACACTAGTATGTCCTGAGGTTTTGCTTCTTCTGAGCTGGGCATTTCTGAAGTACATACCAGGTCATGAGGACAATATTTAGGATGTAGGGGAAACCATAGCAAAAAATTCTAAGTGACCCCAAATTAGAATCCCCTTGTACAAACCCTCTTTCTGAAAATtgagagaggggaagaagaaacagtAGTAGCGCTGTCAGGAGAGAAAGTTAAACTTGTATAGCTAATGTTCTTTTGGCTGGTTTGCCTGCTCCAGGTCAGTACACAGCCATGCAAAAGGTTGTGCTGGCATAGAGCAAGAGGTAGCATGGAATTAGGAACCAGCAACTGGAGCAACTGAGGTGGAAAGTGCCTTTTAACTGTGTACATGCTCATCAAAATGACTTCCAGAAGATAATTTGCAGTTTAAGGTGCCATTTGATAAAGAACCACAAAGTGTGTCCTAAAAAAAGTAATCATTCCAGCTCACCTGTTTCCTATTCGACCCTGGAAGTATCtcttttaaaaactggaaaagattTGTGGATCGAGATAAAGATAGTTGAATAGGTGAAGGAAAGGTGGTGGTGGCAGTGGGAAACGGTGACAAACAGGAAATCAGTCATCTCCTTTTACAAGCAGACAGATCCCCAGAGAATCTCTGAGCAGCAGCCACTTCAGAAGCCAACCCTTGCCTCCCCGTCTTCCACTACctcagtttttattgctgagcatgatgttacATGGAATACTCCGCTGGCCAATTCAGGTCATCCATTGTGCCTGTGTCCCTTCCTGGTCTATTGTCCACACCTAGCCTATTTGCCAATGAGGGAGGCAGGGATGATGGCTGACAGAGTGGGGGGAGAAATGCCTTGACAttgtgcaagcactgttcagcagtaGCCAAGACATTGGTGCCTTATCAGCACTATTTTGGCCACAGATCCAAAACACAACATGGAGGTATAAAAGGGAACAGTAAATAGGCAGGAGAGAGCACTTTACTTCTGTGTATGCCATAGATTATTCTCTTTTGAAAGGCTGCCTGTACTTAATTGCAAAGCACATCtagtaaaataaacagaatacaCTTACGTAAAACTGTACATGCTTTTTTCCAATATTTCCAGGTTGGCGATGACAAAACTGTGAAGCAGTGGAAAATGGAGAGCCCGGAAtatggagaggaagaagaacCTATTCATACAATACTTGGAAAGGTAGTAAATCCGAGTCTTGATTTTCCCCgcatctcttctttttaattaaattcaaaCCAATTCTTATCTAGCTTTTGGAGGAGAGAGGGGTAGTTTGACATCACCTGTTATCGTAATGGGTTGTAATGTGATGGCATCAAATTTTATAATGGCACTTTTGAAGCATCTTCCAggttttattacatttattttacatgtaaCCAGGAAGTAATATCTCAGATGCCATCAGAGCCTGCTTAGATGGGTCTCTACTAATCATCTCTTTCCTGCAAACTGGTCAGATCTTTCTGCAGTCTTTCTCTTCAGATGCGTATTGTCAGTGCTTAGTCTGCATTAAATAACTACTTTTTCATGTCAATACCTCACAGCCATTCAGTACAAAATTTCAACTTTACGTCCTTCTTTTTGACAAAAGCAgactaaaaatatatacttcaGCATTTCAATTTATGATAAGCTTATTTTAAGAAcattaaatgttttttgaaaatagATAGCTTGAAACTTTAATTATTTGTATGTCTGTGGAATCTGTTCAGGTCCCCATTGAAAATTTGTGGTTATACCCTTAAAATTGCCATTTGCTTTAGAGTCAGCCAGGACTTTGTAAATGGGCTTCTAATGCTGACTCCATTGTAAATTAACAAGAAATGTATGCAGGCATGCACACTGAGTACAGAGAAGGCTAGTCCGTTGTGTAAGGGTGCATCTGATAAGACTTAGTTTCTGGTAGCAATGGTGGCTTGGTTTCCAGTActataaatgaataaaaatatggCAGACTTGATATGCAGTGATTTGTTTATCTTTTTGGTAACAGAACATTCTTGCACATGTCTCTATACAGCTggttttgtaaatttttttgtttgtgggttttgcatgttttgttttttctttaaagacagtGTACACAGGAATTGATCACCACTGGAAGGAAGCTGTTTTTGCCACCTGTGGCCATCAAGTGGACATTTGGGATGAGCAAAGAACAAGTCCCATGTGTTCTCTGACATGGGGTTTTGATAGCATAAGCAGTGTAAAATTTAATCCCATTGAGGTAATGTTTCTGTTATATATTGGAAATCAATATTGTTTTTGATCAGTGTAACATCTAAACTGTAACACCATCTTTAATGGCTTTTTCTAAATTTAGATCTTGATATGTGTTTTAACATAATATTTAGGGGGGTGTACACATATTCTTATGGCTATATTGCTTTGGAATGTAGTACAgtatattttaatctttttatcttttgtcTCTGTtagtgggggagaggaggaacaaaAGGAGGGTGGTCTCATGTCTGCCCACAGCAATACATATCCCGTATCTCAGTCACTCAATGCAGTGGTTATGGGGCTGTGGAGTGCTCTTCTGTTCCAGCGCTGTACTCCTTGTAACCAAGACTCTCCCACTTCGCCATGGCAAAACAATTGCATTTGATCTTCTATAGCAATTCGTATATATctctgggctgggctgtgtTCATAGATGAAGTGTTTACGAGGAATTGCTTGTTACTTCTGAAGTAGAAAGAACTTGGTGGATTCTGAGTCTTACAGGGgaagctatttaaaatgtttgtgctgAATAATTAGCTGCACAGAAAGAATGCTGAATGTATTTCCTTGACTGAAAAAGGAACTATTTGACTACCAGCTTTGCAAAATAGCTTAGGTATCTAACACAAGCTGTTAACCAGACTCTGAAAGTGTTTAGAAGACCTTACacactggttttcttttattttcttttagacaTACCTTTTGGGAAGCTGTGCTTCTGACAGAAATATTGTGTTATATGATATGAGAAAATCGACTCCGTTAAAGAAggtaatctttttctttttaacagaagcTATGGCACTATTCATCATACTAAATATGTAAATAGTCTGTAATTGTTGATGATGATAGAGAAGGGGAGGCTCTGAACTGTGAGTTCACTGAGTTTTCATAATCTAATTTTGAGTCTTTAAACTGAGTTTGAATTGATGTTGGGATTTAAACCATGCAGAGTTAGAAGGGCCCTTTTCTGCACTTAAACGGGCTGTCATGCTCACTCTATTGTAATTCTTGATAAAGTGCCTGACCTGACAGCAATTTCACAATAAGAACTTTATGTTCCTAATATTGCATTCTGTCTgtgtatgtgatttttttttttttttttctcctccttgccAGAAGGAAACAAGGTACCTTCtaatgcatttcctttccaCCATTGGGGAGCCTTGCTCTGTATTTgaaaaggtgtttttcttttgcatggaGATAAACCCTCCCCATGCACCTAGtataaatattcagaaatactttGTAGTGGAATCAAAATTGTATTCATATTTGTAATTTACCAATGACGTGAAGATTCCTGTTTATCTTTAAGAGAATGTATGTACTGAATTATTATATATACTGAATTATTATATTACTGAATTAAACAAGAAGCCAGTAATTCATACACACATATTAACCTCGATCAAGTTCAGTAGTTTTGAGCCCCAGAACTATCTTAACAATTTGCTCCTTGAAATACAATATTCTGACTTGTGAATATACACTCAGTATTCTTCTGGTATGTTATGTACTATCTGCAATGACATGGTCTGATATACACTGGAACACTATCGTGGTACTTAACTTAGTTATAAAATAGGAACGTTGTTGGCCTAACAGTATTTCTGtctctccctgtgctgcagcaatttttaatgaagtttcaTTTGGGCCACTGAGCGCTTATAAAAAATTGTCAGTGATGCCAGCTGGAGACCTGAATGTTGAAATGAGCGTAGCCAGTGCTGTAGATCTTCAATTACAAGTTAGTTTGAGCCTTTGTGAACTAAGTTTGAATCTAGCAGAATTTAACATATGCTAACTATATAAAAGTATACATATATgatgtgcatatatacatatgtgcacatatatacatatgtttaTCTTGTGTAGTAAGCAGCATGCTTAGGTGCATTTCCTGCTACAGGAGTAAGACACTGATGGATACTTCCTTGCAACTGTGGATACAGTACTGATTTTCCTGCTGGGATAGGGATGATTATCCTGTGGAGAGGCAGGTTGAATGTCTGTTTCTGCATTGAGAGCTAAGAGCTCTGTAACTCCCACGAGAAGGGTGCTGCTTATTAGAGGTACCTTACCTATGTGTGGGCACTGGCTTGTAGCGCTGCTGTGTTCCTGGTGTTTGATCAGCAAAGCAGCTCACACGCTGCCCTGAGTCTGGAACTCAGTGGGATTCCCTTCCTTATTGGAAACAGGAGTACAGCTTTCCACATCATGAAACAGCAGCTCTCTTGCCTGTTTGTCCTGTCTGTGAGTTTCAAAGTCTTAAGTTTCAAAGAGGGGCAGATAACATGGTGAGATGCTGCCTAAGTGCAAAATAAGACCTAGTCTAAAAAAGCTGGGAAAAGGTGAAGGGAAGCACTCCTGTTGCATGACAAGAGGCAGATGTTTTAACAGAAGTTGGTGCATATGGAAACTAAAAGTCATTCTTGTGCAACCTGTGGGATCACAGGAAAGCTTAGGGTGTTTTAAAGATAGACTTTAGCATTTAAACAGATGGAAGTAACTGCATTATCCATTGCTTGTAACATTCTTAGCTGTTCACCTCAGCCAAATACCTTGTAGGTAGTAAAGGGGGACAGATTAATTATTTGAGTGATCTGGTTTTGTGTTAAAATATTCTCAAAATCTCTGGGCTGACACTCTTTGTAAGCAAGTGCttacagttaaaataaatggaCCAAGATAGCCAAGTCTTCAGGGACTTCACAGCCTTGACTTGTCTTAATAGGGCTTTTTCTTATAAATGACTAAGTGTATCTACAGTTGATTAGAAAATAGTGGCAGAAGATGTCTCTGCTACAGGTTTAGATCattctgaaatgccttttttaacGTATTTATAGCAACTTAAATCACTTCCAGCCCAGGTTGCCTTACATAGATGTCACTGAATATAATGCTAGAACTGTACAAAGAATCCTTTTCTTATGCACGATTTTAATTCCGAATGCCACTGCTGAAATAAACTGAATGCTTGTAAATTTgggtgaaaaaacagtgaagcaAGATGCAGATCATGGACTTTGACGAAATTTGACCCCTTTTGAAAAAGAGCTGGATTTTTCAGCAATAATAGAGTTATTTTGTGGCATGAtttcaagtatttattttccatataatGTGTTAACATTAGTTGTGTACTCATTTTGCAGTGGCTGAAAAACTTGGACAGGGAAGAATAAAGAACCCGCCTTGATTATTAGCTTCCCAGATATGTGCAAGGTTTTAACTAGAAGAACGATATTGAAATCTGAACAAATTCTAGTTGTCATGTTACTGTAAACATAGGGCCTTTCAGTGGCCTATCCTTTCAGTAAAGTCACTTTTAAAAGTAGAGATCACTTCAGACATCTGATGATTACATTCAGTCTGAAAAGGAGCAGTATTTTGCAGCACAGACTTCATATTGAACAGGATAATGTCACCTAGGAAGTGAGGATTTATGGAGAATAAGAATTGTGAGAATATGCATACGCTCATAAAATCACaatctttttttgggggggaagtGGGGGATTCAGTAGAGGTCATCACCATTACCTTGCTTTGAGATTGTGTTCATTATTGTAAAAGTTATAGTTGTACAACTGTATTCTGTTACAGGTAATTAAATTTATGGCGTTCGGTATAGTAAGCTGAGAACAAAAATGAGTTTGGAGTACCATAGCATTGAACACCCAATTTCCTAGTAGGATTATGGCTGGCCTGGAGCATTGTGGAAAATTCTGTTTAGAGTTGTTCAGTTTCTTAATAAGTTGCTCTGTAATAATACAGCTACTTTGTGTCAGGCGTACTGTGTGGGattcattttcaaatacaatGGTTGAAAGCTCCTCCAAGACTCCACAGAAGCCAAAGCTGTTGTGTCTTATGGGTGTGAGACgatctcctccctgcctccgcTTCTCCCACAGAGACCCAGCTGCTTCTGCCACAGCTGCCCTCCAAGGTTGGGGCGGCCAACATACAGCTTCTTAAAGCCTCTTGTCTAGTCCACTGCTAGCAAAGTAGAATGGTTTTATTAGGCTGTCATCAGCTGCCTTCCTCCCACTTCAAGGCAAACTGGCCTCTGTAGCCATCTGCTTATTAGCAGCAAGGGAATCTTATGTATGCGTAGCAAATGATTCACGGCTAATACAGCGATAGCGGTGAGTAGCTTACAGGACAGTAACTTCTATGTGCATTGCTTGGCACTTCAGCAAGAAATGACAACTGTCGTGGCGAATTCATGAACTGCAATTTCAAAGATAAAATAACGAAGGGATAGGAGTAGCTGGGAGAACACCAAAATGTTATAATAGCTTTGCAAATGCTGGTTCACGGTGTTAATTAATGACTATATTCcttgaaataaacatttaattagGCTTGTTTATAGATCACTTAACTAAAAGTTTCTGTAAATATGATGAGAAgtgaaatttttcagaaattccaGGTTTACACATTGACCACTAACATGTTTACATGTTAAGTGACCGCTTAGAATAATTTGCTTCTAAAATGACTTAGAGGAAAATGTAATTGCTGTGTAGCACAAAGCAGCAAGCATACGATAAGGGACAGGAAGTTCTTGAGTTTCATTTCTAACACTGCTGAGGAAACATTCTGCCATGTCACTATTCCTCTGCAATAGTTCTGTATCTAGAAAGTGCTTGTCTCCAGTAGTATAGGAAGTTTTTAATTATAACGAGTGTTTGCCTGTAACAAGGTAGCAATGTGTAAATATCTTTCAGGTTATCttgaacatgaggacaaataCACTGTGTTGGAACCCCATGgaagctttcatttttactgcAGCAAATGAAGATTACAAGTAAGTGTGACATTGCTTTTTGATAATCCCGATTGTTACGTTTTTAATCTATATATTGTTGATTTATCATCgtgctaaaataaatttttaaaaaaactactTAAACTCTAAATTTGAATCACTTTTGAGCctcactgattttaaaagaaatgagtTGATAGTAGACTACCTCTTCCTCTGTCTTTTAGTACCTTGGGtgaaaaaaagcaatgtaaCTTAGAAAAAATGCAGCTGACCCAATGCAATGTAACTTGCACGGGCCCTGGAAAATAAGTTCTGTCAGTCCACTCTGAGACAATATAAGTGTTTATGCTCTTGCCAGCTCTTGTGAAGCTTGATATATTGTACTGATCAGCTATTTTGATGagaacatttcttaaaaaaaaaatcttctgtgaaACAGCTCCAGAAGCTGCAATACTTATCCTTTCAATGTCTCAGAGCAGTTTTTTAGTTTTGAACAATACTATTCATGTGAACGGCTAATCTGATATTGAAAAAGCTGTCTCTTCAAAACTAGGCCACTGCAAAATGTGCTCCATATCCTTTTTTCCAGGAAGTCAGTGATCTAACAATAGATCACTGTTTTCTTCTAGAACATTGGAATTTTATCACTTATCTTAAGGCTGTTTTTCCAAGGAAACGGAATCTGGCCCAGACCTTGAAAGTGGGTCTTGTATCTAATGTACTGCTTTTCACCTATTTTGATTATCGTATGGTAAGGCTACCAGGCTACCTAATCTGTTTGTTTATGTCTccacctgccctgcctgctaAACTAAAAATGGCAGCTGTTACTGTCAGAGGCACCTGTCCTCTTGCAAACTAAAGCAATTAGTATAAGCAAAATGGCAAATGCATATATGAACAATGCAGACACCAGTGTTAGCTGATTATACGGAGTAGTGGTTTTGAATATGACGCTAGCATACTTTTTGGGGGGGGatttagaaggaaaaagcaatagTATATCTTAAGTAGGTTTCATTAAATGCTTTGTCTGTAAAGCATCTTTTCTTATTGGCACTAGGCAATTTAAGGATCTACTCAGTTGTTATGCCTTGCCTTTGTATGAGTGGGCTTGTTGATTCAAAGGGAGGACAGGTAGACATCACCTGAGCTTTGAAGTGCTTAAGAGCAAATAGGCTGGGCCCagcagctgtttatttttaatggaatgcTTTTCTACAGATAGTGTGCTCTGCTGAACTAGTATCTCCATGTATTGAAGGACCAAGCTTTCCTTGGACTCCTACATTGTCTGGCCTAAAGACAATTAGGCAGTAGGAAAAGGTGCCAACCGAATGGGAATGTCACAGTAGATGCTGAATTACTAGGTGTTTCCAATAGGGGAATATCTAGAAACCTTGCAGAGTTGATAGGCTTCAAAGTAAATTTTCAGAGATGCTTGTCCAAGTTCAGGTTATGTACTTCTATCTGAAGAGAGAAGGACAGTGTGGTGGTTGGACAAGTAGGTTTGGCCAGTGACCCATGAGCAGATGACGAAGGGAATAGTTCTTTGCTCTTTGACAGTGAGTAAGAAACCTAGGTCTGATTCAACAACTAAAGCCTCTAGTTAACAAACTTTTTTCCAAGCCCTAAACAGTTCatcattctttcttttaatgtattatGAGCAATTTTAAAGAGTTCTCCCTGCATTATGGATCTGTCCTTAAGTGGGGTTTATGTATGATTGAAGTAGCTGTCCAGCAAAAATGTACTATTTATGTAGGAGTTAATATCTTAAGCTGTtggtatatttattttaaagcttataTACTTTCGATATGCGCTTTCTTGAATCACCCGTGATGGTGCATATGGATCACGTGTCTGCTGTTCTTGATGTGGATTATTCACCCACTGGGAAAGAGTTTGTCTCTGCCAGCTTTGATAAGTCTGTCCGCATTTTTCCTGTAGACAAAGGTCACAGCAGGTGAGTGATTTTACACCTTTATTTCTTGCTGTCATTCATTCCAGTGACCTTGCTCCCTAGTCCTCAAAATTCTTAACTCATTCATTAACATCTTCACTGGGGCATTCACTTCCTGTGAATGTTAATCTTGTTCTGTATATACCTTGAGATCAGCAAGTCGTGTAGTTGACAGATGATTCTGGAGTATGTATTAGAGTAGAACTTCTACTTAATGGATAGCAGTACTTATGCAGTTTTAGATTAAAATTACAGTGGATAATTGTTCTTGGATGTACTCATTTGTATTTTACCCAGATGAATCCCATCTTATTTCTCTAAATATGTATCTTTAATGCTTTTAAGTCACTTTGTACTGTATCTGTCACCACTTAAGTTTGCAGTGCCTTAAAATTCCCAATTGTAGCATTGgtaagagtggctggagagctgcctggcggagaaggacctgggggtgttggttgacagccggctgaacgtgagccagcagtgtgcccaggcggccaaggtggccaacagcatcctggcttgtatcaggaatagtgtgtccagcaggagcagggaagtgatcaaggcccctgtacttggcactggtgaggccgcacctggaatattgtgttcagttttgggcccctcagtacaagaggggcattgagttgctggagcatatccagagaagggcagtgaagttggtgaagggtctggagaacaagtcttacgaggagcggctgagggatctggggttgtttagtctggagaagaggaggctgaggggagaccttatcgctctacaactacctgaaaggaggttgtagtgaggtgggtgttggtctcttctcccaagttactagtgataggacaagaagaaatggcctcaagttctgtcaggggaggtttagattggatattaggaaaaatttctttactgaaagagtggtcaggcattggaagaagctgcccagagaggtggagtcaccatccctgggggtgttcaaaaaatgtgtagacatggcacttcagggcatggtttaggagacctggtgATATtaggttgatggttggacttgatgatcctagaggtctcttccaacgtaaatgattctatggttctatgggCTGCCTTCATCCTGTACGGATGATGGCTAAAAACGTTACGTGAAAAGCATAGTTGTATGAATTCCTGAGGATCAGTTTGGGACACTTTTGTGGTCTCTTTCAGTATGCTTATTAccttttgttcttattttgttAACCAGGTTTTGATTCATATGGCAATGCTTTGAATACAATTGACTTTGAATTAGTTTTTCATGTGAGATTTCATAAGGCAGCGTATTAAATATCTTGCTGAAGTTCAGATTGGATCTACTGTgtctccattattttttttttttttcccgtttgAAAATTGAAGCAAGTTATCAGATTTGTCTGGTATCACTTGTTCTTCATAAACTTACCTTCATTATTCTCTGTTGtcattcttcctcttttttctttattcttaacTTCAGATTAATTCTAGTCGCCTTCTTCTCTCCAACCTCGGCCTACCAAAAAGTTGCTACTAGGTCAAGTTCTGGGTGGTTTGCGGGGTGGAAGTGTTGAAATATTGATTGGGGAAgagtatatttttattattgattGATGCAGTTATGCATGCATTTATTCAGAGTAACTGTACATTCCTATACTGCATTAAAGATTGAGAGGGgatgtttatattttcctttatgtCTAATCTACAggtagttttcattttcttcctgtcttgcaataatattttaaatgtaattaggTATTGCAGTTCTTTTGTGggctgcttgtttttctttttttaattcttctattATTAAACAATGTGGTTAGCAGCTCCTGTGTTCAACAGATTTTCCTTTCTATGGAATAGTAATGTTCACAGAAGTGGTCATATGCGAAGTTAAAGCACATCATTGAGGGGAAGTTTGCAGACCCTGTAATGCAACCGTGAAAAGCTTTATTCCACTTTACAGCAGGTTGTTGCCAAGGCCCATGGAAGGAATTTTCcgctttttccctccttttttcctcttctgtgtggTGATAGCAATATATCTAGTGAGGAAAAACCTGACAAATGAAGAACTTAGTCTCATATAAACTGAGTAGGGCATTCTGGGACACTTAAAATTCTTCAGAAGCTGGGCTTTTTCAAAATTGTACAGCTGATGTTAATTCCATGGAATGGAGAAGAGTCTCCACATGGAATATCTGATCCCACTTGGAAAACTGCTGTTGCAAACAAGGATCCTGATGGTATTCCACCTTTGACTTCTGATCTCCAGCCAATCTGAAAAACTCCTAACTTCCattgctttccattttattttaaaatgagaatttaaaTTATGAAATTGATTAAATTTAACAAGATTTATTATGAAATTGATTAAATTTAGTAAATTCTTGGTAAACAGAACTGGATGTCTGtgcaaattttttaaatgacagatCCAGGTAATTTGGCCatggtttgtgtttttcctttcccagagaATGATATTTAGTAACTTGTGATGACAGTAGCAGGAGAGGCAAAGGCTGAAGATTCAgagtaaggaaaagaaaggtacTTAGTTCCCCAAAGGTTGGTGCAGAAAAGCTTTGTTATTGATCCaaatagaaaaaatgaaagtaaacaGAGAAATGCTTATGcaaatgtgtgtgtgcacacacgcTATTATACATCAACATCTGTAAAAATCTGATGTGAGtattaatgttttctgaagcTACTCATGCTCGGTCTTCCATGTGGTTGTTCTTGTAGAGTGCCACTTGAGTGTAAATTACAAGAGGTGGTTAAACTTATTAAAGCTTATTTGAGGTGATATATTgattactttcatttttatcacaACCCCTCCAGCTCAACCCCAGTCTAGTTTTTCCATGGCTCTTGAACAGGTGGTGCTTCcatatttcctttccattactACTTGGATTTTACTTGTAGAAATACCTAGGTAGAAGAAAGAGGATGGTCTATAAGCTGCAGTAAGTGACTGATATACCAAAGAAGTGGGTATTAGTGGACAATAAATAGGCCTTACTTATTCTTCACCTTTAGAATGCTAATAAATAATCGAAATTATCAGAAAAGTGTACTTAGTCGTATATTTTTgtagcagaaataaaagaataactATAATATTGTTCTGCTTGTTTAGTACAATGAAAATTAGGTAAGAGTTTCACTTAAGTATTGGTTTAAATGTAACgaggaaacatttttcagcagcTTGTTGAGCAGGAGTCTGAtcagcagaaattaaatgtaGTTTATGCGTTAATAGTCACACAACTGTTCTGAATCCTTTTTTGCTAGCTGATATTTCTTGTTGAGTTCTTGTTTGCAGTACTGGGGACTGAGTTTTTAGGGgtttaaaattttccttaagAGTCCTTTAGACCATTATAAGGAAATCCATTTgtggggaaaagagggaaatcGCAATGAAGAGTAGCTAATCCATTGCCACGTTGTAAGTAGACAGCTGAAGGTGTTTATTTACTGTTCTCTTTCTTGTTCATAATGGTGGTGTCAGATTCTTTGGCACCTATTCCTCTGCAGTCCCATTCTGTAATGCTTGATTCATGTAACagcatattaattaaaattattttgggaaCAGTATGCATATCATATTGTATACCCACGGCCTGTTTTGCAAAAAGAATTATTCTTTAGCTGTTTACTGAACtgctttcataaaaattaatttcacaagCATCTTATCCTAGGTGGTCCTTTATCAGTCTAACCATCCCACTTTATTTGAATATCTATATAGATGTAAGATCAgcacactgtttaaaaaaaagtaagatttttaaaaacagcaacaaaatacaaaaaataatttttgccctgaacagaatgttttctgctctttggaAGGTGATGCTGGTGGGAAAAGTGAGgatacataatttaaaaatatttctctttgcttcagGGAGGTGTATCATACAAAACGAATGCAGCACGTCATCACTGTAAAATGGACTTCAGATAACAAATACATTCTATGTGGCTCAGATGAGATGAATATTCGTCTGTGGAAAGCtaatgcttctgaaaaactgGGAGTGGTAAGAGTTGACTTATGCTTTTTATTAAGACAagatgtttggggtttgttaTTACAACTGGTTAGCCTATTCAACTTCTAAAATCTTGTTTCTAAAgggaaaatgcaaaattgtAGTTTGAcctttgtatttaattttaaaactgacaTGC contains the following coding sequences:
- the DCAF13 gene encoding DDB1- and CUL4-associated factor 13, with the translated sequence MRVKVLSRNPDDYVRETKLDLQRVPRNYDPALHPFEVPREYTRALNATKLERVFAKPFLSSLDGHRDGVNCMAKHPKSLSTVLSGACDGEVKIWNLTKRQCIRTIQAHEGFVRGMCARFCGTSFFTVGDDKTVKQWKMESPEYGEEEEPIHTILGKTVYTGIDHHWKEAVFATCGHQVDIWDEQRTSPMCSLTWGFDSISSVKFNPIETYLLGSCASDRNIVLYDMRKSTPLKKVILNMRTNTLCWNPMEAFIFTAANEDYNLYTFDMRFLESPVMVHMDHVSAVLDVDYSPTGKEFVSASFDKSVRIFPVDKGHSREVYHTKRMQHVITVKWTSDNKYILCGSDEMNIRLWKANASEKLGVLAPREKAAMNYNQKLKEKFQYHPKIRRIAQHRHLPKSIYCQIKEQRIMREARRRKELNRRKHSKPGSVPLVSERKKHIVAVVK